The following is a genomic window from Burkholderia cepacia ATCC 25416.
CGCGGTGAACGGCGGCTGGCGCGTCGGGTGACGCCATCCGTACCGGAGGCCGGGCACGGCATCGCGCGCCACGCCCGGCCGCCGGTCATTCGAGATCCTTGGGCGGCGTATCGCCGAGCCAGCGCCGCGCGCCGGGCCCGTTGCGGCCCGCGCGGTCTTCCGGGTTCGTCAGCTTGCAGCGCTTCAGCGACAGGCAGCCGCAGCCGATGCATTCGTCGAGGTTGATGTAGAGCCGCTGCAGCTCCTCGATCCGGCTCGCGACGCGTTGCTTCCAGCCGCGCGACAGCCGCTGCCAATCCTTGTTGCTCGGCGCGGTGTCCTCGGGCAGGCTGACGAGCTGCTCGGCGATCTCGTCGAGCGAATAGCCGATCTTCTGCGCGAACACGATGAACGCGATCAGCCGCAGCACCGCGCGCGAATAGTGGCGATGGCTCGAGCCGTTGCGGTGCGACTTGATGAGCCCGCGCGTCTCGTAGAACCGCAATGTCGACGCCGGCACGCCGCTGCGCGCGGCCACTTCGCGGATCGACATCAGCGGCCATTGCGGGATTTCCTGGATACCCATGACACCCCTCCGGGAAAGCTTGACTTGAAGTTAACTTCAACTTTTATGCTACGCGGCAGTTTAACCCGTCGCGAGGCATCATGCTCTCCTTATCCCTACGCAGGACGTCGCCTTTGGGCGCGGCCTGTGCACTGCTGCTGGCGTTGTCGGGCTGTCACGACGGCAAAGGCGCATCGTCGGCCCCGGCCCTTCCCGAAGTCGGCGTTGCCACCATCGCGCCGCGCACGATCCGCCTCGCGGACGAATTCAACGGACGCGTCGAAGCGGTCGACGCAGTCGAACTGCGGCCGCGCGTGAGCGGCTATCTGCAGCGCGTCGCCTACAAGGAGGGCGACCTGGTCGCGCAGGGCGCGCTGCTGTTCGAGATCGACCCGCGCCCGTACCGGATCGCACTCGATCGCGCGAACGCGCAGCTGCAGCGGGCCCGCGCGGCCGCGAGCCTCGCGAACGTGCAGCTCAAGCGCGTGCAGACGCTGATCGATGCGCATGCGACGTCGCAGGAAGAACTCGACAACGCGCGCGCCACGGCCGAGCAGGCGCGGGCGGACCTGCAGGCGGCCGACGCGGCCGTCGCCGACGCGAAGCTCAATCTCGGCTTCACCGAAGTGCGCGCGCCGATCGCGGGCCGCGTCGGCCGCGCGGTCGCCACCGTCGGCAACCTGGCGCGCGCGGACGACACGCTGCTGACGACCGTCGTGTCGCAGAACCCCGTCTACGTGTATTTCGACTGCGACGAACAGAGCTACCTGCGCTACAACGCACGGCGTGCCGACCCGAAGCATCGCGCGATCGGTGCCGATCCGGTTCGCGTGGGCCTCGCGAACGAGACGGGCTTCCCGCATGCGGGCACCGTCGATTTCCTCGACAACCGTCTCGACCCGCAGACGGGCACGATCCGCGCGCGCGTGCGGCTGGCGAATGCGGACCATGCGTTTACGCCCGGCCTGTATGCGCGCGTGCAGCTCGTCAGCGGCCGCGACCAGGATGCGCTGCTCGTCGACGACAAGGCCGTGCTCACCGACCAGGACCGCAAGTATGTGTATGTGATCGGCCCCGGCGACAAGGCGCTGCGCCATGACGTGACGATCGGCCGCGGGCTGGACGGCGAGCGGATCATCGAGAAGGGGCTTCAGGCGGGCGACCGCGTGGTCGTCGACGGCATGCAGCGGATCTACTATCCGGGCGCGCAGGTGAAGCCGAAGGCACTGCCCGTACGCGCCGATGCCGGTGCCGGTGATGGCACGGGCAGCGGGCCGAGCAGCGGATCGGGCAACGGCACGCAGGCCGTCGCCGATGCCGGCGCGCCGGCCGTGCAGTGACGGGAGCGATACGATGGATTTCTCCCGATTCTTCATCGACCGGCCGATCTTCGCGGTCGTGCTGTCGATCGTCATCTTCGCGATCGGCCTGATCTCGATTCCGATGCTGCCCGCCGGCGAATATCCGGAAGTCGTGCCGCCGAGCGTCGTCGTGCGTGCGACGTACCCGGGCGCGAACCCGAAGGAAATCGCCGAATCGGTCGCCGAGCCGCTGGAAGAGGCGATCAACGGTGTCGAAGGCATCATGTACATGAAGTCGGTCGCCGGGTCGGACGGCAGCCTGCAGGTCGTCGTCACGTTCCTGCAGGGCGTCGATCCCGACACGGCCGCCGTGCGCGTGCAGAACCGCGTGAGCCAGGCGCTGTCGCGCCTGCCCGACGAGGTGCGCCAGT
Proteins encoded in this region:
- the soxR gene encoding redox-sensitive transcriptional activator SoxR; this translates as MGIQEIPQWPLMSIREVAARSGVPASTLRFYETRGLIKSHRNGSSHRHYSRAVLRLIAFIVFAQKIGYSLDEIAEQLVSLPEDTAPSNKDWQRLSRGWKQRVASRIEELQRLYINLDECIGCGCLSLKRCKLTNPEDRAGRNGPGARRWLGDTPPKDLE
- a CDS encoding efflux RND transporter periplasmic adaptor subunit, whose amino-acid sequence is MLSLSLRRTSPLGAACALLLALSGCHDGKGASSAPALPEVGVATIAPRTIRLADEFNGRVEAVDAVELRPRVSGYLQRVAYKEGDLVAQGALLFEIDPRPYRIALDRANAQLQRARAAASLANVQLKRVQTLIDAHATSQEELDNARATAEQARADLQAADAAVADAKLNLGFTEVRAPIAGRVGRAVATVGNLARADDTLLTTVVSQNPVYVYFDCDEQSYLRYNARRADPKHRAIGADPVRVGLANETGFPHAGTVDFLDNRLDPQTGTIRARVRLANADHAFTPGLYARVQLVSGRDQDALLVDDKAVLTDQDRKYVYVIGPGDKALRHDVTIGRGLDGERIIEKGLQAGDRVVVDGMQRIYYPGAQVKPKALPVRADAGAGDGTGSGPSSGSGNGTQAVADAGAPAVQ